tgcaggcttgatgaacagaagaaacttctttcaaaaacattacaaatagtaatgtccAAATTTTTGGCCTGTACTATTCTTTTATATACATATGCAAGTGTGTGTTTTTACGTttttacatacatatatatatatatatatatatatataagcttgcgtgtttgtttgtttatgtatcatatttgatataTCAGGCTGTTCTGGTTTATATAGTGTTAGAGCTCACGCTCGAGGataattcattttcaaaaaaatttttATGGATAACAAAATAAACCTAAGTTGTTTCAAACAAGTAAATGCCAAACTTCAAAGGGTTACAAAGGGCATCTACTAAACATAAAAGTAATTCTCATTTActtttatataaaaacaaacaaaaaaaaaaccagcAAAAAGTCACATGTGCCTAAACCTAAAGATAGACATTTTCAGAATTTTACTAAATTTCTTGCTAAAAAGATATGAATTATCAACCAGAGGGAAGAAAGCATGTAGTAGATTGTGTACAACAGGTATTGACTGCTGATTATTAAGAGGATCTGGACATGGATTTAGCAAGCTGCCTTTAGAACATGAAAGAAACTGAGAGAATAAGGTTGACAAAATTTAACTactctgtttttttatttttttagacatTGCTGTGGTCTGTAGGGGCTTGGTTATGTAACATCTTTTTATTGGACTACTGAATcaaaaaattacattatttcatcatgcatttgttttttgttgtcaaTTCAGTATCAGGACAGTGCTGGCAGGCCGCAAGCTACACTGAGAGCGTGGTGTCTCCGGAGCTGAGGAGCAGCAGTATTTTACGGGTTCCAGATGTCACGTCTATGGCCCAGTGTGCGGGGGCCTGCTGTGATCTCCCGGGCTGTGACCTGGCCTGGTTTTTTGAGCGCCGCTGCTATGTGCTCAGTTGTCAGCGGACAGAGAACTGCCAGCCAAAGCAAAGACCTGGTACTGACTCTCTCTTGGCCTTTTTGCAACGTGGGCCCCCGCAGACACTGGTTCTCCAATCCTTAGTCCGAGGAGAGTCTTTCCCAAACCACTGGCAGCCTCTGCCCAGGCACAGGGGCTCTGAGGACCCTATGAAGGATCTTGCCTTGTTAGAAGGCATTCAAGATTTGGACAACACTGATGCTGAGTATGCTGAGAGTTTTCGAAGTTTGGAAGACAAAAGAGCTGAAGACGGGGATGGTGCAGCTGTAGAACAAAAAGAAATCCCTGGGCTATACGCTTTGCCACTTCTGCAAGGAAAAgaagaattcaaccaatcagaaatgGAGAGAGTTGATGAAAGGCCGATGACAGTGCAGGGCTCTCTTGAAAGTAGCCCCTTTCCCCCAGGTCACTTCCCAGAAATGAGAAATGAAAGCAAATCATCTCTTATTGAAACAGAATCCGATGTGACGCCCCCAATAAGCGCCGTTATTAACATGATGGTGAGTGTTGGTTAcggatttatgcattttatttctacacACCTTAAAGACATTAAAACAGACAGGtaaatacatattaaatacaCCACTGTTCAGTAGTTTGGGGTCAgattatttttgaaagaatttaatactttttttcaaCAGGGACattaaatgaatcaaaagttacagtaatgacttttacattgttacaaaggAGTTCTTacaaactttctattcatcctGAGGGAGGGGAAGTATCTTGGTTTCCACAAAAGCACTGAGcagaaagaaaaatgttttaaacattgataaggtgttttatataaagaactgagcaccaaatcagcatgcACGATTTCTGagagatcatgtgacactgaagactggagtaatgatgctgaaaatcacaggaataaattatattttaaaatatattcatatagaattttttttatttaaaatagtaataatatttaaaaatattaatgtttttacagtattttaataaatacaataaatgcagcatatatATCATTGACAAGACTGTTAGCACAGCAATATGAAATGAAGGGAACTGGCTTTTCTCTTAATGTAGCGGCATCATTGTATTATCAAATGTATTCTCACTCTGGCCAAGTGCTTAATCAGTTTTCTGTGTCTCATCTGCTGTGTGAAATCTTTTGAAACATCATTTTCCTTTTAGAGTCCTGTCATTTCacttttattgccttttttatGGTGTCCTGTACTAGTCCACAGACTTTGGTTGACATTTGAGTTTGTAAAACAATGTTAATTTTATCATTAAAGTTTGAAGAAGACCCACACAACATTTCATCTGCAACTACTCAGCCCAATGTCCTGCAAGACATCAGCACAGAGCCCTCGAGGTTCAGCGCAGTCAGTAGTTTCTTCACCACTCCACTCAGCACTGAAGCCACATCGCAGATGATCACAGAAGAGCCAGGTACCACAGATGTGTTTCTACATTATTTCAATTTATTAGAGGTGTTTACTTATGCAAGCAtcactattattattaacattctTTTCACACACTCTTTGTTCAGTAAGAGCCCTGTCTGTGTCCATTGAAGGCCCTGTGGAAGCAACACTGCCTCAAAATACAGTCAAACTGAGTGCTACTGTTGATCCAGATGACTCTTCAGGTACTGTATGGCCTTCTACATTTAGTGCATTCCTGAATTGTAATTAGACATTTAATATTATGTTGGTGGTGCCGTTTTCCTCAGAGGCTCTTTACATATATGAGTGGACTTTGGTAACGTCACCTGATGGACGCCACGGGGTGATGGAGGGGCAGCACAACAAGTCTATCCAAATTTCAGAAGTGAGACTAAACTCCTGGCCAATTTCAGTATGACTTtcataatttaaaacattagacaatgttctttttttctatAAACATCTTTCCTTTTGTATTCCAGCTTTCCGTTGGGGTTTATGCTGTCCGAGTGAGTGTGAAAGGACAACAAGCGTATGGAGAAAATTCTGTGAACTTCACAGTACACCCTGGTTAAACGTCACCCTCTTTAGATCATAATTTGATATTATTTGCAAGCATACAGTATGTGCATGTGCCTCATATATGAACTTACTTTTCATTCCACAGCTGTGACTATAAATAAGCCTCCCAAAGCTGTCACACTGCCTAAGAGCCAAGATGTGCTTTTTCAAGAAGGTTCCATCTTCATCATTAATGGCAGTCGTATGTAGCTTGCTTTGTCCATTTCTCTCAGTTTTTTCTTTAGATCATGTAGGTCAAGAGTTTTTAGCCCAATGTGCATGCTGATGTTCCCAGAGAGCGTGGACGATGTTGGAGTTGTCAGTTACCTGTGGGAGAAGGTGGAAGGCCCTTTTTGGAAACCTGAGGGCCCTGTTGACACACCTGTACTGCAGCTACAAAATCTTTCACCTGGAGAATATACCTTCAAGTAAGGACTATGATATAAGTTTGTAGAATAGGCCTATGTTTTATACAACTTAAATTTTTAATCTTCTACAATTTGCTGTTGAGTCTTTGTTGAGCGATTCCTCCAGGGCTTTTTCTAATTTGGTTTGACCTCATTAACTCCATCCTGACCTGATTTTTGCTTGGCCTACATTAGGCTGACAGTGTCTGATTCTGATGGACTGACCGATTCCAGCGTTGCCACTGTAAGGGTCAGCAGCCCAAAAGATGACCTTCCTCGGGCTAAAGCAGGCAGTGACCAGGTCATCACCCTGCCTCTCAACCATCTCACCTTGTTGGGTAACCAAAGCACTGATGACTATGCCATTACCAGCTACCTGTGGACTGTCCATCCCAGGAGCATGACTCAAAAGGTCACTATGCAGGTAATTAGATCTTTAATTTATTTCTGAGAAATTGTGCCGCCGTGGTGTTCCGAAATAAGTTTTTTga
This DNA window, taken from Pseudorasbora parva isolate DD20220531a chromosome 7, ASM2467924v1, whole genome shotgun sequence, encodes the following:
- the kiaa0319 gene encoding dyslexia-associated protein KIAA0319, with translation MNISPVVSLVLLFCIRVSGQCWQAASYTESVVSPELRSSSILRVPDVTSMAQCAGACCDLPGCDLAWFFERRCYVLSCQRTENCQPKQRPGTDSLLAFLQRGPPQTLVLQSLVRGESFPNHWQPLPRHRGSEDPMKDLALLEGIQDLDNTDAEYAESFRSLEDKRAEDGDGAAVEQKEIPGLYALPLLQGKEEFNQSEMERVDERPMTVQGSLESSPFPPGHFPEMRNESKSSLIETESDVTPPISAVINMMFEEDPHNISSATTQPNVLQDISTEPSRFSAVSSFFTTPLSTEATSQMITEEPVRALSVSIEGPVEATLPQNTVKLSATVDPDDSSEALYIYEWTLVTSPDGRHGVMEGQHNKSIQISELSVGVYAVRVSVKGQQAYGENSVNFTVHPAVTINKPPKAVTLPKSQDVLFQEGSIFIINGSQSVDDVGVVSYLWEKVEGPFWKPEGPVDTPVLQLQNLSPGEYTFKLTVSDSDGLTDSSVATVRVSSPKDDLPRAKAGSDQVITLPLNHLTLLGNQSTDDYAITSYLWTVHPRSMTQKVTMQGVRSPFLQLSDLQEGRYTFQLTVTDSRGQQDSDTISVTVLPENKAPVAITGPDRQLFLPVNSITLNGSDSTDDKAISSYQWDIISGPPGLKIKDANKAVAIATGLRSGNYKFKLTVTDQQGETDSAVLTVTIKEAKSLPLVAHASGSHTLTLPNNSLVLKGSASNSGTANVSFLWVRDEQSPAAGDVLYGSDHEAFLYLANLVEGTYLFQLRVTDAQGRSNMATATVEVRPDPREREEVELELLVGVAQISQQQKNTVVRQLAALLHVLDSDIALKGLHGQSDISTVFRFSVQGPDGTIPGPKLARLLRNQLLREKTDFLLFKVLRVDTVMCLLLCSGRGQCDPVTKSCSCDPLWMENPIRLFLEDGESNCDWSVLYVTISCFVTILFLLSISWICICCCKRGRRTKVRKKTKYTILDNMDEQERMELQPKYNIKHRSTEHNSSLMMSESELDSEQENIFNYGRADKARNRANGVVRNGDTLSLCPVEG